One genomic segment of Choristoneura fumiferana chromosome Z, NRCan_CFum_1, whole genome shotgun sequence includes these proteins:
- the LOC141434384 gene encoding uncharacterized protein: MGPKKGKDLTLDENYWRICIEDASLNDESCSVKVIIMEPAGSDQDRMYLNKFEVFAAEEKRFVIKNICKTETIFMVNQLGGEKKVKDDNLRVFEEGQAYLKDKKDIPPDILALIIKHLILKMKDEYLFIQRQKLEVREGMRQESSTMIARPEVRGTVNVKPPAPPEPPPEQPKPKGKKGEPEVVSLVPEPDEGKKYNTLLRVRGEEWRDKVYVDDFPIDGPNLYVAVTGFVEPFLAGCLVKIGVPLKAVVQIRIDPTSIKIPSTLLRSTKRGQSQTDILTEKSLKFWEDLQQLRINRDSADDFKDTAFVVFSPPYWDSENLSGDPDKIYDELCFLMYDVQDLTRQHAHYLENLDIIKIPEETENERFIKYYHQQICDLPLECVTTYSVLDSILQTVCKSQEIRDQSSGTSLSTTFTFNRPAPVEDDKVKKAETLVNDVFSVLCLTDSNKKNYRLTYGEEYENHKDPIVINHGDAAKSQTFHLGNINMNNIVFSMLLGMPVNQLWLNQERPEGELEAKVNFHVNVLLSCFDRLDVETAELYRLLHILACRKLFNNRSSLKKHHLPSTTISEFKKVYLKRSVLAEPLPKGPTLFISSSTTSPSFPSMTKSENISELIESSEEDEDVRRIRFLFDCPDISELVSAAEIANGEPILNTIDDFDYFEDFTGTRAFQVLREAFNKFNCVDYKYCEVTDCFVLMFFNSHDKDGLAREEWRSHLATPLCLQDFFDFVLEERYDWIKNEEKIYDDTLAINSLTQSKEAVNPNASKSCVENQDVDMELLMEGSLKFQEIVKLEEPDEPEPDDTPLSAKKTGSPPSTDRDSSKKTKSSAATKRTSLLAPVSNSDSSVPIPSKPFQGYDLGDRRVEVFGKDGVFYSNDGTRVSSMYTLLIPSNLEYVVLNVVPGNGNNEFWVHRALGEFVTPLVLDTCESFRITSKDQVMINIKKQKYEVPIPIATTSMTDNPKMRESMLKESSDNLNEMSHVFEVRTYHSLYVTWPNGLITESIHEENSSVLSHIKQYYVEPVRHLDEEMRCISLNGEVIIFKDSGDIEVLRPNGSFIKITKYSKRVVVNADTLEDHNSEASSDKSKKGKDKGKDKPAEKEKDKGKEKPSKLSSKSSKNPISDDESLPANKDLEYELFVEEFEIIETSGLRQKWINDCSFDIEKLLIRTATDYCLGEVFSRRMDGTHILLNKNGVQIVTFPNHTRIITTFTVEDDEIYPEWTEEEIEYFDLFSTTNVDVNELDTETLKSKASQSQKSYTGTNYSATSRISSSSKKLEEEEFKNHVRNDGYISIQITFIIEHENFATISINKADEKVTVDSPNNTSVILDKNNHYEISLDAVTVAKFEGENLFIDYEACPECRSSTTCKIKICHDEMCSVTKMQQHWLKLKDSFCKTVVVNEEGCISFMEDTADFCNENVVQSEDAQQYAARGDASERVDEDRALDGKSENSYVSHGKCREMYQAKTMRFFVLRRELTCSELVHRALLEQYKKACRWQPWCSINEHDTFGDHRSLVSLLTPVHLTETEKWLMESKMADKPAYLAYKDLKKDTGKGFYHWMRPYQRFEPHPMKPANVLPPRLPRAFILRTLEKQWKDEERNQLKGARELLNAILRYRRVMESDSETLLHVPIVDLRPEDERHIDDIVQALAHRIYEDLKSRLSEDVQSRAKPDVTTRPLPSEELSVEGELEEDFIDDFKILEEERESLTREAEIAEEMSPNLRRYWRRRAEELKEENFYLYLLREGSVPPYFRNVLGGAIWWEMNNTAGEAVTTAERRKMKCVCGESQAPEDDIAPYM; encoded by the exons ATGGGCCCAAAGAAAGGCAAGGATTTAACATTGGACGAAAATTATTGGCGAATATGCATCGAGGATGCTTCGCTGAATGATGAATCGTGTTCTGTTAAGGTTATAATCATGGAACCCGCTGGTAGTGATCAAGACCGCATGTACTTGAACAAATTTGAAGTATTTGCTGCTGAAGAAAAGAGatttgtcataaaaaatatttgcaaaacTGAGACTATATTTATGGTTAATCAACTAGGTGGTgagaaaaaagtaaaagatGATAATCTCCGTGTATTTGAAGAAGGTCAAGCATATTTGAAAGACAAGAAAGATATTCCACCAGACATACTGGCGTTGATAATTAAGCATctcattttaaaaatgaaagatGAATATCTATTTATACAACGCCAAAAACTAGAAGTGCGTGAGGGGATGCGCCAAGAGTCTTCCACTATGATCGCCAGACCTGAAGTTAGGGGCACAGTTAACGTTAAACCCCCTGCACCGCCGGAACCACCACCAGAACAACCTAAACCAAAGGGGAAGAAAGGTGAACCAGAAGTAGTAAGTCTTGTGCCTGAACCAGATGAAGGCAAAAAGTATAACACATTATTAAGGGTGAGAGGAGAGGAGTGGAGAGACAAAGTTTATGTCGATGACTTCCCTATAGATGGACCAAATCTTTACGTTGCAGTTACAGGATTCGTCGAGCCTTTCCTAGCAGGGTGCCTCGTGAAAATTGGGGTACCGTTGAAAGCTGTGGTTCAAATCAGAATTGACCCTACCTCAATAAAGATACCGTCGACGTTGTTACGGTCTACAAAAAGAGGACAAAGTCAAACTGACATTCTAACTGAAAAATCATTGAAATTCTGGGAGGATTTACAGCAACTACGTATAAACAGAGATTCTGCAGATGATTTTAAAGATACAGCATTTGTGGTTTTTTCGCCACCTTACTGGGATTCAGAAAATTTATCTGGAGACCCTGATAAAATATATGATGAATTATGTTTTCTTATGTATGACGTTCAAGATTTGACTCGACAACATGCTCATTATTTAGAAAACTTGGACATTATTAAAATTCCAGAAGAAACTGAAAATGAGAGATTTATAAAGTATTATCATCAACAAATCTGTGATTTGCCTCTAGAGTGTGTAACTACGTATTCAGTATTAGATAGTATTCTTCAAACTGTCTGCAAGAGTCAAGAAATAAGGGATCAGAGCAGTGGGACATCACTTTCAACTACTTTCACTTTTAATCGGCCTGCTCCTGTTGAAGATGATAAAGTAAAGAAAGCTGAAACTCTTGTAAACGATGTATTTAGTGTACTTTGCTTAACagattcgaataaaaaaaattatcgcCTTACCTATGGAGAAGAATATGAAAATCACAAGGATCCCATTGTCATTAACCACGGAGACGCAGCAAAATCCCAGACATTTCATTTGggtaatataaatatgaataatatCGTTTTTTCAATGTTACTAGGCATGCCAGTCAATCAATTATGGCTAAATCAGGAACGTCCAGAGGGTGAACTAGAAGCAAAAGTAAATTTTCATGTGAATGTACTTTTATCCTGTTTCGATAGACTTGATGTAGAGACGGCTGAACTTTATAGGCTTCTACATATTCTAGCATGTAGAAAATTATTCAACAATAGAAGCTCGCTTAAAAAACATCACCTACCTTCTACAACAATATCGGAATTCAAAAAGGTTTATTTAAAACGTAGTGTTCTGGCCGAACCATTGCCTAAAGGCCCAACCTTATTTATCTCGAGCAGCACAACATCGCCTTCATTCCCATCGATGACCAAGAGTGAGAATATCTCGGAACTTATAGAGTCTAGTGAAGAGGACGAAGATGTGCGACGAATAAGATTTCTATTTGACTGTCCCGACATAAGCGAACTAGTTTCTGCTGCTGAAATAGCCAACGGCGAACCAATACTGAATACAATTGATGATTTTGATTACTTTGAAGACTTTACAGGAACACGCGCATTTCAAGTTTTACGTGAAGCGTTTAATAAATTCAACTGCGTTGACTATAAATATTGTGAAGTGACTGATTGCTTtgtattaatgttttttaataGTCATGATAAAGACGGCTTAGCTCGTGAAGAATGGCGAAGTCATTTGGCGACTCCACTCTgtttacaagatttttttgatttcgTTCTAGAGGAACGTTACGATTGGAtcaaaaatgaagaaaaaatttACGATGACACTCTCGCTATAAATTCCCTTACGCAATCTAAAGAAGCGGTTAATCCAAATGCATCAAAATCATGTGTAGAAAATCAAGACGTGGATATGGAACTTCTGATGGAAGGTTCTCTGAAATTCCAAGAAATTGTGAAATTGGAAGAACCAGATGAGCCAGAGCCAGATGATACTCCCCTGTCAGCCAAAAAAACTGGATCGCCGCCTTCAACGGACAGGGACTCCagcaaaaaaactaaatcaagtGCAGCTACTAAAAGAACGTCATTATTGGCTCCAGTAAGTAATTCAGATAGCTCTGTTCCGATACCAAGTAAACCGTTTCAAGGTTATGACTTGGGTGACAGAAGAGTTGAAGTGTTCGGAAAAGATGGTGTTTTTTATTCTAATGACGGAACACGCGTTTCCAGTATGTACACTTTATTAATACCTAGTAATTTAGAATATGTCGTACTTAACGTAGTGCCTGGGAATGGTAATAACGAGTTCTGGGTACATAGAGCTTTAGGAGAATTCGTGACTCCCCTGGTATTAGATACTTGTGAATCTTTTAGGATAACAAGCAAAGATCAGGTGATGATAAAcattaagaaacaaaaatacgAAGTACCTATCCCGATCGCAACGACTTCAATGACTGACAATCCAAAGATGAGGGAGAGTATGTTGAAAGAATCTTCTgacaatttaaatgaaatgtcTCATGTATTCGAAGTAAGAACGTATCATTCTCTTTATGTTACCTGGCCCAATGGACTAATTACTGAATCCATACACGAAGAAAATTCTTCAGTTCTATCTCATATTAAACAGTACTATGTTGAACCGGTGCGCCATCTGGATGAAGAAATGCGATGTATCAGTTTGAACGGAgaggtaattatttttaaggattCTGGTGACATTGAAGTTTTGCGACCAAATGgttcttttataaaaattactaaatatAGCAAGAGAGTTGTTGTAAACGCCGATACATTAGAAGACCACAACAGCGAGGCAAGTTCAGATAAAAGTAAGAAGGGTAAAGACAAAGGTAAAGATAAACCtgcagaaaaagaaaaagacaaagGCAAGGAGAAACCAAGCAAACTATCTTCTAAGTCTTCGAAAAATCCGATTTCTGATGATGAATCACTGCCTGCTAATAAAGACCTTGAATATGAACTATTTGTTGAAGAATTTGAGATTATCGAAACGAGTGGACTCCGACAAAAGTGGATAAATGACTGCTCGTTTGATATAGAGAAATTACTTATAAGAACTGCTACGGATTATTGTTTAGGGGAGGTATTTTCTCGACGAATGGATGGAACACATATTTTGCTGAACAAAAACGGTGTTCAAATTGTTACTTTTCCCAACCACACACGGATTATCACAACGTTTACGGTTGAAGATGATGAAATATACCCAGAATGGACAGAAGAAGAAATTGAATACTTCGATTTGTTTAGTACAACTAATGTTGATGTAAATGAACTCGATACAGAAACATTAAAATCGAAAGCTTCACAGTCACAAAAGAGCTACACAGGCACTAACTACAGTGCTACCAGCAGAATAAGCTCTTCCTCTAAAAAACTTGAAGAGGAAGAATTCAAGAACCATGTCCGTAATGATGGATACATTTCAATTCAGATTACCTTCATCATTGAACATGAAAATTTTGCTACAATCAGTATCAATAAAGCGGATGAAAAAGTTACTGTAGACTCACCTAATAATACGAGTGTAATATTAGATAAAAACAATCACTACGAAATAAGTCTGGATGCGGTAACAGTTGCAAAGTTCGAAGGTGAAAATTTATTCATAGACTATGAAGCCTGCCCCGAATGCCGATCTAGCACgacatgcaaaattaaaatatgtcaTGACGAAATGTGTTCCGTTACTAAAATGCAACAACATTGGTTAAAACTGAAAGATTCGTTTTGCAAAACTGTGGTAGTAAATGAAGAGGGTTGTATAAGTTTTATGGAAGATACTGCAGATTTTTGCAATGAAAATGTTGTGCAAAGTGAAGATGCGCAGCAATACGCTGCGCGCGGTGACGCTTCAGAACGCGTTGATGAAGATCGAGCACTGGATGGGAAGTCGGAAAACTCTTATGTGTCTCATGGTAAATGTAGGGAAATGTATCAGGCGAAGACTATGCGGTTTTTTGTGCTTAGACG CGAGTTGACGTGTTCTGAGCTGGTACACCGCGCACTCTTGGAACAGTACAAAAAGGCGTGCCGCTGGCAGCCTTGGTGCTCCATCAACGAACACGACACCTTCGGAGACCATCGCAGCTTAGTCTCCTTGTTGACGCCTGTGCATCTGACTGAAACTGAG aaaTGGCTAATGGAGTCTAAAATGGCTGACAAGCCTGCTTACTTGGCGTACAAGGATCTAAAGAAGGATACTGGAAAAGGATTTTACCATTGGATGCGGCCGTACCAGAGATTTGAGCCGCATCCTATGAAGCCAGCCAATGTGCTCCCCCCACGATTGCCCAGAGCATTCATATTAAG AACTCTAGAAAAGCAGTGGAAGGATGAAGAAAGGAACCAGCTAAAAGGCGCCAGGGAGCTGTTGAATGCCATACTCCGGTACCGTCGGGTCATGGAGTCTGACAGCGAGACACTCCTGCACGTGCCTATTGTAGACCTGCGCCCGGAGGACGAGCGGCACATTGACGACATCGTGCAAGCGCTTGCGCACAG GATATACGAAGATCTAAAGAGTCGCCTGTCCGAGGACGTGCAGAGTCGCGCCAAACCCGACGTCACCACCCGCCCGCTGCCCTCCGAGGAACTATCCGTCGAAGGAGAACTTGAAGAAG ATTTCATAGACGATTTCAAGATATTAGAAGAGGAACGCGAGAGCTTGACTCGGGAGGCGGAGATTGCCGAAGAGATGAGTCCTAATCTGCGACGGTACTGGCGACGCCGCGCCGAGGAGCTCAAGGAGGAAAATTTCTACTT GTACCTTCTTCGCGAGGGAAGCGTCCCGCCTTACTTCCGCAATGTGCTCGGCGGTGCTATTTGGTGGGAGATGAACAACACCGCCGGAGAAGCGGTCACCACTGCGGAACGACGTAAGATGAAATGCGTGTGCGGCGAATCGCAGGCGCCTGAAGACGATATTGCCCCTTACATGTGA